A genomic window from Aricia agestis chromosome 8, ilAriAges1.1, whole genome shotgun sequence includes:
- the LOC121729773 gene encoding protoporphyrinogen oxidase-like, protein MAVILGGGLGGLSTGYYLLKNGLYCNNLKVCLLEATDYCGGWIKSIRTKDYIFEQGPRTIRPKGPTGLNTLNMMQDLGLSEHVSAITPDHPAAKNRMIYVNKSLHLLPSSLKSVFKKNEPFSKPLIYAALNDLTQPHKSLNEDSIYNFVERRFGKEIADYAISPMICGICAGDAKEISVKFLMKTLFEYEQNHGSVIKGMVKSIFKENNNGNLEMSELAKRAKEERWNVYSLKGGLQIFPKTLMNYLKNKDIDIQLNSKVEELEFVDSSLVKVKKTDGQVLDASHVYSSIPSHVLAKLVNKQHPELAEHLKGIPFVTVGIVNLYFATDKPLVSPAFGFLVPPLENSPILGVVFDSCCIPDQNGTVLTVMLGGRWFNEKFGPDITKEELYNIAMKEIKSILKIEEKVAAFNVSILDKCIPQYVVGHYSRVDKIREYVQSKNLPLSLVGSSYDGVGINDVIYSAKAQVAQDCGQQ, encoded by the coding sequence ATGGCTGTAATTCTTGGCGGTGGCCTGGGCGGCTTATCAACAGGTTACTATTTGTTGAAGAATGGTTTATACTGCAACAATTTAAAAGTATGTCTTCTAGAAGCCACCGACTACTGCGGGGGGTGGATCAAGTCTATACGCACTAAAGATTACATATTCGAACAGGGCCCTCGGACGATCAGACCAAAAGGCCCAACAGGACTAAATACTCTGAACATGATGCAGGATTTAGGACTCAGCGAGCACGTATCCGCTATAACTCCCGATCACCCAGCAGCTAAAAATAGAATGATATATGTCAACAAAAGTTTACACCTTCTGCCATCAAGCTTAAAAAGTGTTTTCAAAAAAAACGAACCATTTTCAAAACCTCTAATATACGCCGCATTGAATGACCTCACACAGCCGCACAAGTCTTTGAATGAGGATTCAATTTACAATTTTGTTGAGCGAAGATTTGGGAAAGAAATAGCTGACTATGCCATATCTCCAATGATTTGTGGGATATGTGCCGGTGATGCTAAAGAAATTTCAGTAaagtttttaatgaaaactcTTTTTGAATATGAGCAAAACCACGGTAGTGTTATCAAAGGAATGGTCAAGTCCATattcaaagaaaataataatggcAATTTAGAGATGAGTGAATTGGCAAAGAGAGCAAAAGAAGAGAGATGGAATGTTTACTCTTTGAAAGGAGGTCTACAAATTTTCCCAAAAACTCTGATGAACTATCTCAAAAATAAAGATATAGATATACAATTGAATAGTAAGGTGGAGGAACTGGAATTTGTTGACTCCAGCTTAGTAAAAGTGAAAAAGACTGATGGCCAAGTTTTGGACGCCAGTCATGTGTACTCCTCAATACCATCTCATGTTTTAGCTAAACTTGTTAATAAACAGCACCCCGAACTTGCTGAACATCTGAAAGGAATACCATTTGTGACTGTGGGAAttgtaaatttatattttgcaaCAGACAAACCTCTTGTGTCTCCTGCATTTGGGTTCCTAGTACCTCCACTAGAGAACTCCCCAATACTAGGTGTCGTATTTGATTCCTGCTGTATACCAGACCAGAATGGCACAGTCCTGACTGTCATGTTAGGAGGTAGATggtttaatgaaaagtttggcCCCGACATTACAAAAGAGGAGCTTTATAATATAGCAATGAAGGAAATAAAATCAATTCTCAAGATAGAGGAGAAAGTGGCAGCTTTTAATGTTAGTATTTTAGATAAATGCATTCCACAATATGTTGTAGGACATTATTCGAGGGTCGACAAAATAAGGGAGTATGTACAGAGCAAGAACCTGCCACTGTCATTGGTCGGTAGCAGTTATGATGGTGTGGGAATAAATGATGTTATTTACTCTGCAAAAGCTCAGGTTGCACAAGATTGCGGGCAACAATAA